In a single window of the Elaeis guineensis isolate ETL-2024a chromosome 8, EG11, whole genome shotgun sequence genome:
- the LOC105049950 gene encoding nucleotide-sugar uncharacterized transporter 2 has protein sequence MLPVTKFKTHQSYDGSKGSKFFHGKTKMILCGIRVSLSWLPAPGRVLEQLRSSLHSDFHTFEGAKCQQRRFCGPVVAMTFNFTVAVGIIMANKVVMGKVGFNFPVALSLIHYATAWCLMAIFNALSLLPAAPPSKSTPYSSLFILGAVISLSTALANISLKHNSVGFYQMAKIAVTPTIVLAEFMLFRKKVSFRKVITLALVSLGVAVATVTDLEFNFFGACIALAWIVPSSVNKILWSNMQQKGKWTALALMWKTTPITIFFFMVLMPLLDPPGILSFTWNLNNTTAIIISALFGFLLQWSGALALGATSALSHVVLGQFKTCVIMLAGYLFFNSDPGAISLCGAVTALCGMSVYTYLNLQGSKESGRASKLHLSKQNTFAPKPETDFDGTTSKQPLLKQSSISLKLKTIADSKTTDVRMAVDSV, from the exons AAGACAAAAATGATTTTGTGTGGTATTCGTGTCTCGCTTTCATGGCTGCCAGCGCCAGGTCGAGTGCTGGAACAACTGCGAAGTTCTTTGCATAGCGACTTCCATACTTTTGAAGGAGCAAAATGCCAGCAGCGGAGATTCTGTGGTCCAGTTGTAGCCATGACCTTTAATTTCACAGTGGCTGTTGGAATAATCATGGCAAACAAAGTG GTGATGGGCAAGGTTGGGTTCAATTTCCCAGTTGCGCTGTCACTAATCCACTATGCGACTGCTTGGTGTCTGAtggccatcttcaatgctctttCACTGTTACCTGCCGCCCCTCCCTCTAAATCCACACCTTACTCTTCTTTGTTCATCTTGGGTGCTGTCATATCTCTGTCCACTGCTCTGGCTAACATCAGCTTAAAACATAACAG TGTGGGGTTCTATCAGATGGCTAAGATAGCTGTGACTCCAACCATTGTTTTAGCTGAGTTCATGCTTTTCAGGAAAAAGGTTTCTTTCCGGAAG GTTATCACACTAGCTCTTGTATCACTAGGTGTGGCTGTTGCAACCGTCACTGATCTAGAATTCAATTTTTTTGGTGCTTGCATAGCATTAGCCTGGATTGTGCCTAGTTCTGTAAATAAAATTCTCTGGTCTAATATGCAGCAAAAGGGCAAATGGACTGCTCTTGC GTTGATGTGGAAGACTACCCCAATTACAATCTTCTTCTTCATGGTTCTGATGCCTTTGCTAGACCCACCGGGTATTTTGTCGTTCACTTGGAATTTAAACAACACGACTGCTATCATCATATCAGCCCTATTTGGATTTCTCCTTCAGTGGTCCGGGGCTTTGGCACTTGG tgccacatctgCCCTCTCACATGTGGTTCTGGGCCAGTTCAAAACATGTGTAATTATGCTTGCTGGATATCTATTTTTCAATTCTGATCCAGGAGCCATTAGTCTATGCGGCGCTGTCACTGCTCTCTGTGGAATGTCTGTCTACACTTATCTCAACCTGCAAGGCTCCAAGGAGTCAGGAAGAGCGAGCAAGCTGCATCTTTCAAAGCAGAATACATTCGCCCCAAAACCCGAAACAGACTTCGACGGCACTACAAGCAAGCAGCCTCTTTTGAAACAGAGTTCTATTTCTCTGAAACTCAAAACCATCGCAGACAGCAAGACAACTGACGTGAGGATGGCTGTGGATTCTGTTTGA
- the LOC105049952 gene encoding uncharacterized protein, translated as MGSKDDAKAREHDGASPGKIFVGGLPKDTSIATFTKHFGKYGEIIDHVIMKDKYTSQPRGFGFITYADPSVVDKVIDDTHIINGKQVEIKRTIPKGSVQSKDFKTKKIFVGGIPSMVTEDEFKDFFSKYGKVVDHQIIRDHATNRPRGFGFIIFDSEQVVDDLLATGNMIDLAGSQVEIKKAEPKKASNPPPHAYGSEPRSRSFGDGFGDFGNSYSSFGGGGFGPASYRTPGGLGGRFGGYGGYGAGGGEFGGGYGGFGGGLGGYRGESSLGYSGRLGSYGGFGGGYGGGGLGGYGRGDEGFGGYGSSGYGGGYDSGPGAGYGSGGLYGSRAGYGGGAGRYHPYAR; from the exons ATGGGTTCCAAGGACGACGCCAAGGCCAGGGAGCACGACGGAGCGAGCCCCGG AAAGATCTTTGTTGGAGGGCTTCCCAAGGACACGAGCATTG CTACATTTACAAAGCATTTTGGGAAGTATGGCGAGATTATAGATCATGTGATAATGAAAGATAAATACACATCTCAACCAAGGGGTTTTGGTTTCATCACCTATGCTGATCCTTCCGTTGTTGATAAAGTAATTGATGATACCCACATAATCAATGGAAAACAG GTTGAAATCAAAAGAACCATCCCAAAAGGCTCCGTGCAATCGAAGGATTTTAAAACAAAAAAGATATTTGTTGGTGGGATCCCATCAATGGTTACAGAAG ATGAATTCAAGgatttcttttcaaaatatggGAAAGTGGTTGATCACCAGATTATACGCGATCATGCAACCAACCGCCCTCGGGGCTTTGgctttattatttttgattctgAACAAGTTGTAGATGATTTGTTAGCGACGGGCAATATGATTGATCTGGCTGGTTCTCAG GTGGAGATCAAGAAGGCTGAACCAAAGAAAGCCTCAAACCCACCACCTCATGCATATGGTAGTGAACCTAGGTCTCGTTCTTTTGGTGATGGCTTTGGTGATTTTGGCAACTCTTATAGCAGTTTTGGTGGTGGAGGATTTGGCCCGGCTTCCTATAGGACCCCTGGAGGTCTTGGTGGTAGGTTTGGTGGTTATGGTGGTTATGGTGCTGGTGGTGGTGAGTTTGGTGGTGGATATGGTGGTTTTGGTGGAGGATTAGGGGGTTACCGAGGAGAATCTTCTCTTGGTTACTCTGGTCGCCTTGGATCAtatggagggtttggtgggggaTATGGTGGAGGGGGCCTAGGTGGCTATGGGCGTGGTGATGAGGGCTTTGGTGGTTATGGAAGTTCTGGCTATGGTGGTGGATATGATTCTGGCCCCGGTGCTGGTTATGGCTCTGGTGGGCTGTACGGTAGTAGGGCAGGCTATGGTGGTGGTGCTGGTCGATATCACCCATATGCAAGGTAG